In Solidesulfovibrio carbinoliphilus subsp. oakridgensis, the sequence GCGCTCCACGTCGCGCCGGGCTTTTTCCAGGGCCCCGTTTTTTTCCTCGAGCTCCTCGTTGAGGCTCTGCAACTCCTCCTGCTGGAGCCTCAGTTCCTCCTCGGACCGGCGCAGCGTCTGGGCGTGCTCTTCCAGTTCCTCGTTTTTGGCCCGCAGCTCCTCCTGCTGCTCCTTGAGGCTTACGGCCTGCCGCTGGGTCTGTTCCAGCAGCCCGCGCACCCGGGCCTGCCGGGCCAGGCCGTCGAAGGTCACGGCCAGGGGCGTGGTGGCCCGGCGCAGAAATTCGAGGGTCTGGTCCGGGATGGCGTCGAAGGCGCCGAGTTCCAGCACGCCGACAAGGTTCTCCTGGTAGGAAAACGGCAGGGCCAGGATGTTTCTGGGCTCGATGTCGCCAAAAGCGGCATTGACGCGCAGGCAGCCTTCCGGGATGCCCGAGACGGCGACGAGGGTCCCCTCGGCCGCGGCCCGGGCGGCCAGGCCGTCGCACGGCGCGGCGGCCAGCCCGGCCGTGGCCTCCTTGCCGGCCGCGTACGCGGCCTGGCGGGCCAGGTTGCCGTCCCCGTCACGAAGGTACAGGGCGGCCGCCTGGACGCCGAGGTAGGGCGTCAGGAACCCGAGCACCCGGCCGGCCATGCCCCGGGGATCGGTTTCGTCGCGCATCCGCAGCGACAGCTCGTTGAGCCCGGACTTGATCCAGTCGGTCCGTTCGTTTTGCCGCCGGGTCTCCCGCAGGGCCTGGGTCATGCGGTTGATGGAACGGCCGAGCGTGTCGTGTTCGCCGGCCAGACGCACGTTCCGGTCCAGGTCTCCGGCGGCGATGGCCTCGGCCACGCTGGTCTTGTCGAGGAGGCTGCGTTGCAGGTCGCGGAAGGCCTCGGCCAGTCTGCCCACCTCGTCCTTCTGCCAGATGTCGATGAGCATGGAGCTCTCGCCCGAGGCGATCCGCCGGGCGTAGGCCGTGATCCGCTCCAGGGGCCGGGTGATGGACAGGGACATGAGCACGGAAAGGAGCAAGCCGACCAGGATCACCGCCGCGCCTCCTCCGGCCACGGCGTACTCGGTGAAGGACTGGAGGTCGCGCATCTCCTGGGTCCGCGTCTCCAGGAGCCGGCGCTCTTCCTGGCGCAGCGTGAGGAAGGTGGCCCGCATGGAATCGAAGAACTGGATGCCCTGGCCGGATGCGAGGAACTCCCGGATGGCCTTGTCCTCGGCCTGGCCGGCGGCAACCTGGCGGCGCAGGGCCAGGAGGGGATTGACCTGCGTTTCCAGCCACTGCCGGGATTGGCGGCGCAGCATCTCCACATGCCGTTGCTGCTGGGGATTGTCCGACACCAGGGCGGCCAGGGATTCGATGTCCACATCCAGGGCGCCCAGCCCCCGTTGCAGCGATTCGAGGGAGCTTTCCCGGCCCGAGGCGGCAAAACGCATCAGGCCGGCCTCGATGTTGAGCAGGTCCACATAGACGCCGCTCGTCTTTTCCATGACATCGGAGCTTTGGATGACCCGCTGCCGCATGTCGATCATTTCGACGAGCCCCCGGTAGCACACGGCCAACAGGAGCAGGAAAAGCGACAGCGTGACCGCAAAGGTCAGCAACAGTTTCCAGATGGTCTTCATATCCCGCATGGTTACGTCCCCAGAAAAGACTAGAATGCCGCGTTTTCCACTAAAGTACAGGAACGCCGGGCACTTGGGAATGCCATGGCCCCCGCCCCAAAATCCTACCGGGGCGCTATACTACCCGAAGGCCCAAACACACAACCACGAAGAGGAAAGAAAGTGTCTCTCCGGCAGCTCCCCGGCCCGAGGGAGGGGGGAGCCGCTACCGGCGCAGCAGCCGGCGCAGGGCGGCGAGCCCCAGGGTGTTGACCACGTCGGACGCCTCGAGCCAGCCGCGCCGGGCCTGGTCCACGCCGAACCGGAGGAGGCCGAGCTGGCCGGCGGCGTGGGCGTCGGTGGAGATGGCCAGGCGAAGCCCAAGCTCCTTGGCCCGCCTGGCCCGCACGTCGTCCAGGTCCAGCCGGTCGGGCTGGGCGTTTATTTCCAGAAAGCAGCCGCGTTCCCGGGCTCCTTCCATGACCCGGTCCAGATCCACGTCGTAGGGCTCCCGCTTGCCGATCAGCCGGCCGGTGGGGTGGGCCAGGATGTTCACCAGCGGATTGTCCATGGCCCGCAGCAGGCGTTCGGTCTGCCTGTCCCGGGAAAGCCCGAAGTGGGAATGGATGGAGCAGACGCGGATGTCCAGGCGGGCGAGCACCGCGTCCGGCAGGTCCAGGGAGCCGTCCTCCAGGATGTCGCACTCGATGCCCTTTAAAAGCGTCACGCCGTCCAGGCCGTCATTGGCCGCGTCGATGTCGTCGAGCTGGGCGAGGAGCCTTTCCTCGGTCAGGCCCCGGGCCACGGCCAGGCGCCTGGAGTGGTCGGTTATGGCCAGGTATTCGTAGCCGCGCGCCCGGGCGGCCAGCCCCATTTCCCGGGGGGAGTCCCGGCCGTCGGTGTAGTTGGTGTGGGCGTGCAGGTCCCCCCGGATGTCCGCCACCCGGACCAGGGCCGGCAGGGTTCCCGCCCGGGCCGCCTCGATCTCGCCCCGGTTCTCGCGCAGCTCGGGTTCGACGTAGCCAAGGCCCATGCACGCGTAGATCTCCTCCTCGGTGCGGCCGGCGATCCGGTCCTCGCCCCGAAACACCCCGTATTCGTTGACCTTGAACCCCTTGGCGATGCCGAGGTTGCGCACGGCCAGATTGTGGGCCTTGGAGCCGGTGAAGTAGTGGAGCGCCGCGCCGCAGCTCTCCCGGGGCACGAGCCGCGCGTCCACCTGGAGCCCTGTGCGCAGGATGACGGCGGCCCGGGTCGGCCCCTTGGCCGTCACCTGGCGCACGTCGGGAAAGCGGGTAAAATCCTGAAGCACCGGCGAATCGGCCGCGCCCGTGACCAGGAGGTCGAGATCCCCCACGGTCTCCCGGCGACGGCGGTAGCTGCCGGCCACCACGACCCGCTCCACGCCGGCCGACCGGGCCAGATGGGCGCAAAGGGCCTCGGCCTGGGGCTCGGCCTGGGCCAGGGTGAAGCGGCCCGTATCGCCGGACTTGGACTTGCGGTCCAGGGCGGCCAGAATGTTGGCCTCGGCCTTGGCCCCGAAACCCGGGAGCGTCTGGAGCTTGCCGGCCGCAGCCGCCTGCCGGAGCCCCTCCAGGTCGGTGATGCCAAGGGCCTTGTGCAGGGCGGCCACCCGTTTGGGGCCAAGGCCCGGCACCGCCAGCAACCCTTCCAGGGTCCGGGGCGTGCGGCCGGCCAGTTCCGCCAGAAGCGGCAGCTTCCCGGTCTCGACGATCGCAACCATCTTGCCGGCCAAATCCTGGCCCACGCCCGGGATCTCCGTCAGGTCGCGCCCGGCCGCCACCATGCCGGCCACGGCCTCCCCCAGGGAGGCCACGGTCTGGGCCGCGTTGCGGTAGGCCCGGACGCGAAACGGATTGGCGCCCTCGATTTCCAGCAGGTCCGCGACCTCGTCGAAGATCCTGGCGATGTCGCTGTTGCTCGCGGCCATGGCTTCCCCCTCCCGGCCGCCCGGGGCCGGTCTTCGTATCCTCGTTGTAGGGAAGCCCGGCCGCCGGTGTAAAGCGGCAACCGATACGCCGGGGCGAAAACCCCGGCGAGGGGGCGGGAACCGGCCCCAGGGGACGGTTCCCGCCTCTGCCGGCCGGACGGCCTAGACTTCGAAATCCACCACGCGGCGCTCGGCCACCACGCTTTTAATGAATTCCACCACTTCCATGTGCAGCGGGTGCACGGCGTAGGCCTGCAAATCCTCCTTGGTGCGAAAGGTCGTGGCCAGGACGATGTCCGTCGGCGGCACGGACGCGAAGATCGCGTCGCCGATGGCCACTTCCAGTTCCACGGCCAGGGGGATCTTGCCGCGAAGGGCCAAGAGCCGCGCCTGCATCTCCGCCGCGTTGGCGGCCTTGTCCCGGCCGCCGGCCTCCTCCTTCAGGGTCCACATGACGATATGCCTGATCATAGGGTGCTCCTTCGTGTTTGGCGGGTTCTACCTCAAACCGGGCCGGGAAACCACTGCCGGTCCCCGGCCCGGGCCCGGCCAAAACGCCTTGCCCGGGCCCGGGCCTGTTCCGCAAAAAATGAAAGTATTCTAAGGAAGCCAGGCCTTTTGCCTGCAAAACCGCCAGGTCGTGGCCCGATGGCCGCCAAGCGGCAAGGAAGACCGGGCGCGTGCACGACTGGCAGAAGGTGCTTGCCTCCGCAGGCCGACAGGAATAAGGGTAGAGCATCCAAAGGAGGTTATATTGCAATGAAAGCCTTTATTCTTCCCCTCTTGGTAGCGGTGGCGTTGGTTGCCGGATGCAAGGACAACCAGGAAAAACCCACACAGCCGGCCCAGCCGGCCCAACCCTCACAGTCCACGCCGCAAAAACAGCCGACTCCGCCGGCCACGCCGACCCAACCCAATAGCGGCCCGGGCACGACCCAGGGCCAGTAAACCGGGCCGTTCCGGGGGCCGGGGCGGATCGGCCCGCCTGCCGCCCCGGCGCCCGGACGGCGATCCCTCGGCTCCGGGAGTCCGAAGCGCCTGGCCGCCTGTCCACGGGAGCGGCAGGGACGACGGCGCCCCCGCCCCGGCTGTCACGATTTTTCCGGAAACCGCGTCCTTGGCCGGCCACGGCGCGGCCGGAACAGGTTTGCGAAAGGCGACGCGGTGTTGCCGCCAGGGACCAGCCACCGCCTCCGGCCGTTCCGACAGGAACCGTCCCGCCCGGGAACTTAAGCGCCTGGGGAAAAGACCTTGACAGGCGAACGACCCACGGCTAACGACTACGTTCGACTCGGCTTGTTGCTTGCCATTTCCATGCCATTTTGCGTAGCGGCATCGTTGCGGCGCCCCGAACGTCTCTTTCATTGTCACGACAACCAGCAGCGACAACTACGGAAACGAGTGAAAACCGGAACGATTCGGATACTGCGCAATGATGGAAAGAATACGGCCCCACGGATGAAAGCCCCGACAACTGTCCTGCTCGCCCTTCTCCTGGCTCTTTTCCTGACCGCCTGTTCCGACGTCAAAGTCCTGGAACACAATACCGCCGTCCTCACGCCGGCCGCCCAGGTGGAAACCTTCCACCCCATGGACGGGCCTTACGTGCTCGGAGTGGGCGACGAGATGACCATTTCGGTGTGGACCAACACGGACTTGCAACGCAAGGTCAAGATCGACCCCAGCGGGGCCATCGACTATCCCCTGGTCGGCCAGGTCAAGACCTTCGGCCTGACCGTGGACCAGCTGCGGGGCCAGCTCGAAGGCAGGCTCGCCAAATACATCGTCGAACCCAGGGTCGACATCAGCCTGACCGAGTTCAAGAGCCTGAACGTCTTCGTGCTCGGCGAGGTGCGCACGCCCGGCGCGGTCTCCCTGCAACGCTACATCACGCCCCAGGAGGCCATTGCTGCGGCCGGCGGCTACTCCGAGTCCGCCCGCAACGATTTCGCCGTCATCCTGCGGCGCGATCCCCAAAAGGACGTCCTCATGGGCATCGCCGCCCCCCTCGGCCTGCGCGCCAAGGGCCAGCCGGCCATGGTGCTGCACGGCGGCGACATCGTCTATGTGCCCCGGTCCGGCATCGCGAGTGTCGAAACGTTCATGCAGCACATCACCACCCTGGTCAATCCGCTGGTCAATGTCGCCCGTGGCCTGGTCATGGCGCCCGACGTGGTCAACGTCTTAAACGGCACGGCCTTCCAGCCCGTCCAGACCCAGGTCCGAAGCTCCACCGCCAACAGCGCCCAAGCCATCATACCGGCCCAATAATGCGGAAGAAAATCCTTTTCGTCCAAGCCTGGCTTGGCCGTGAGCAACGCTTTTATCCCTTTCCCATCGGCCTGGCCGCCGTGGCCGCCCGGCTGGTCGGCGCCCACGATGTCAAGGGTTTCGACCCCAACGTGGCGGCCGATCCCATGGGGGAGCTGGCCCGGCTGGTGGCGGAATTCAAGCCGGACATCGTCGGCCTGTCGCTGCGCAACATCGACTCCACCAACTATTTCGACCCCTATCTCTTCTTTCCGCCTTTTGCCGAAACCGTCCGCACCGTCCGCCGCCAGGCGCCGGGAGCCACCCTCGTGGCCGGCGGGTCCGGGTACTCGCTTTTCCCCGAAGAGATCATGCGCCGGCTGCCGGAAATCGACCTCGGCCTCTACCTCGAAGGCGACATCCGCCTGGAACAGCTCCTGGACCACCTCGACGACCCGGCCGCCGTGCCCGGCATCTACTACCGCCGGGACGGGGTGCCGGTCTTTTCCGGCGCATCCGGGCACGATCCCTTTTGCGACGACTGGCCGTTTCCGGCCTGGGACATCTTCGACCTCGAGCCCTACAAGCGCATCCCCTATTCCATGGGCGTCGAAACCAAGCGCGGCTGCGCCTACCGCTGCGTCTACTGCTGCTACTACATCTTAAACGGCCGCCGCTACCGCCTGAAGTCCCCGGACCGGGTGGTCGCGGAGATCAAGGAACTGGCCAAACGCGGCTTCAAGGACATCCATTTCACGGACTCGGTCTTCAACGTCCCCACCCCCCACGCCATGGCCATCCTGGGCCGGATGCGCGAGGAGGTGCCGGGCATGCGGTGGAACGCCTACCTGAGCCCGGAAGGCATCACCGACGAATTCGTGGAACTGGCCCTGTCCATGGGCCTCTCCGTCTTCGGCTGCTCGCCCGACACCTACGGCGACGCGGCGCTGGCCGCCATGGGCAAGAACATGGGCGTGGCCGACATCGAGCGGGCGGTGGAAGTGATCCGGCGGCATCCGCCGGCCGAATTCGGGGCCAATTTCTTCGTCAACGGGCCGACCTACACCTACGGCACCCTCTTCGCCATCCTCCGCTTCGGCCTGTGGGCCAAGCTGCGGCTCGGCCGCCAGTACAGCCTGCTGCGGCTCATCAAGGCCAACTACATCCGCATCGAGCCCGGCACCCGCATCGAGGCCGTGGCCCGGGAGGAAGGCGTCATCGGCCCGGACACCGAGATGTTGCCGGAGACCCTGGACGATTTCCGCAAGACCTTTTACATCAACAGGCATCTGCGCGCCTTCAACGCCGTGTACATGCCGCTCAAGGACCTGGTCAGGCGCTTGCACGTCCTCCTTTTCCGGCGGGGGAAAAGTGTCTGATCGCGCCGGACCGGCCCCGGGCCGGGTCCGGGCGGACGACCGGGCCGGCCGTTCGCCGGCGCCGGTCCGGCCGGAGACGCCCCTTGCTTAGAGCCGCCCTGCTCGACCTTGGCCTCTGGACCCTCTCGTTCCCCCTGCGCGGACTCTTGTGCCGCCTGCCCGTGCCGGCGCTCGACGCCATCGGCGACGTCTGCGGGGAGGCGCTTTTCCGCCTGAAGACCGGGGAGCGCGAGGCGCTCGTCCGCTTCGCCCGGCTCCTGGCGCCCGGCCAGGGACCGCAGGCCGACCGGCGGGCCCGGGACGTGGCCCGCCAGGGGCTTCGCCTTTTTTCCAAGCGCCAGCTCGAAATCCTCTGCTGCCAGCGGCTCAACGCGGCCTACGTGGCCGACCTCGTCACCTTCGAGGGCCTGGACCACCTGCGCGCCGCCCTGGCCCTCGGGCGCGGCGTGGTGGCCGTGACCGCCCACTTCGGCCCCTTTCTCCTCGGCCCCATGGCCCTTGGCGTGCTCGGCTTTCCCGTCACCCAGCTGACCGGGCCGAGGCGCGCCGACCGGCTGACCCCGATCCAGGCCCGGGTGGCCGCGGCCCGAAACCGCCGGCTCGACGCCCTGCCCCTGTCCTTCCAGGAACTGGGCGGGCACTTGAAGACGATCTTCCGGCTCCTCAAGCAGAATTCCATCGTGGTCGTGGCCTTTGACGGCCGGGAGAGCAAGGATTTCGAGCCGGTGGACTTTCTCGGACGCAAGGCCCACTTCTCCTCCGGCCCCTTCCGGCTGGCCGACCGGGTCCAGGCCCCGGTCCTGCCCCTTTTCTCCTACCGGGAAACGGGCGGCCGGTCCCGGGTGGTCATCGGTCCGGCCCTGCCCCTGCCCCGGGACGCCGCCGGCGGCCTCGACGCCCGGGCCGCCACCCAGGCCTTCGCGACCCTGTTCGAAAAGCGCGTGGCCGCCCGGCCCGACCACTTCGTGACCACGCTTTTGAACATGGACCGCGACATCCGGCTCGGCATCGTCAAAACCCCGATTTTCGGCCAGGAACCGTGACCCGCCCGCCGCGCTGCGCAAGCCTGCGGCCGGAGCACCGCTTCCCGGCCTGCGCCGTGCGCCGCTGCCGGCGTATCCGCCCGCCGCTTGCCGGCGACACGACGGATGGCTCCCCCGGCCGGACCGCCGTCCCTCCCCGTGCCTCCCGTGTTTTCCGTGGCCCGATGTGATGCGATGCGAAACGTGGACTGGCTCGATGCGACCATTATAAACCCTGCGACCCGGAGAGAAGGACCATGCCCCCCCGCGTAATCGTCATCGGCATCGACGGTGCCTCTTTCGATCTGCTCGACCCCTGGATGGACCAGGGGCTTTTGCCGAACCTCTGCCGCGTCTTCACCGAGGGCGCCAAGGGCCCCCTCGAGGCCACCATCCCCATCAACAGCGCCCCGTCCTGGACGTCGTTCGCCACGGGGGTCAGGCCCGACAAGCACGGCATCTTCGGCTTTTTCCGCCTGGGCCACAGCCGGGAGGGCCGGGTCTTTCACAACGCCTCCTACCGCAAGGCTCCGCCGTTCTGGAGCCTGGCCTCGGCCAAGGGGCTGACCTGCGGCGTGGCCAACGTGCCGCTGACCTACCCGCCCGACGACATCGAGGGCTATATGATCTCGGGCATGGATGCGCCGCCGAGCGCCGGGCCCAAGTGCATGCGCCCCCAGTCCCTCTTTCAGGAACTGGAGCAGGCCGTCGGCCCCTACGTGGTTGAGCCGGACATCGCCACCCGGGTGGTCCTTCGCACCGACAAGGAGCGCGAGGAATTCATCGACACCATCGCGGCCATCGAAAAAAAGCGTTTCGCCCACTTCGACTATCTGGCCCGGACCCGGGACGTGGACGTGCTGGTCGCGGTCACGACAGCCACCGACCGGCTCATGCACCGGTTCATGTGGTACCTGGACCCGAAAAGCCCGGGCCGGGGCGCGCCGGGATTCGACCGCATCCGGGACAAATGCATCGACGTCTTCCGCCTGGCCGACGACTTCGTCGGCCGGATGCTGCCGCTTGTCGACGACGGGGCCACGCTCCTCGTGGTCTCGGACCACGGCTTCCGGTCCATCGCGGACAAGGGCATCAGCATGGAGAGCTGGCTCCACGGCCAGGGGCTCCTCGCCTTTGCCGGCGGCCGGGCCGGCCGGACCCACGGACTGCTGCGGGGCATGAAGCACCGGCTGCGCCGGATGCTGCCGGAACACCTTTTCATGGCCCTGCGCTTTCGCTTCGAGGGCGTGATCCGCCACATGAACAGCTACGAGCGCTACGGCAACATCGACTGGGCCGGCACCCTGGCCTACAGCGACGACGAACTCGATGCCTTAAGCAGCGTCTGGATCAACTTGAAGGGCCGCGAACCCGAGGGCATCGTCGAACCAGGCGAGGCCTACCACGCCCTGCGCGAGGACCTGCGCGCGAAGCTCCTGGCCCAGACCGACCCCATGACCGGGGCCCCCATGACCGAGGCCGTCCACCGCCGCGAGGAGCTTTTCACGGCCGAGTACGCCAACCTGGCCCCGGACCTGATCGTCCAGTGGAAAGAGGGCTATTCCCCCCACCCGCGCCGCACCCCGCCCGGGTCCACGGACTTCTGCTTTCCCATGGACCGCCAAAAGCTCCTGCCCCTGGCCAGCGGCGAGCACTCCCGCTACGGCATCTTCGGGGCCATCGGCAACACTGTCCGGCCGGGCACGGCCGTGGCCGGGGCCCGGATCATCGACCTGGCCCCGACCATCCTTGGCCTCCTCGGCCTGGCCGCGCCCGACGCCATGGACGGCCGGATGCTCACGGAAGTCTTCAGGCCGGCCAGCCTGGCCGCGGACGGGCCGGTTCCGACCGACGTGGCCCCCGGTCCCGGCGGCGAGCAGGCCTTTTCCGACGAGGAGGCCGAGGAGATCGCCGAGCGCCTCAAAAACCTCGGCTACATGTGATGCACGGCCCGCGCGAAACCCGGGCCGTGGCCCGCAACACCGTCCTTCTGCTGCTCTCGAGCGGCATCGACGCCCTTTCGAGCCTCGGCGTGGCCATGGTGGCCGCCCGCTACCTCGGGCCGGAAGGCTTTGGCGAATTCGCCTTCATCCGGGTCTACGGCCTGATGGCCAGTCCGCTCATCGCCTGGGGCACCTGGAGCGTGCTCATCCGCGACGCGGCCCGGGACCGGGACCAGGCCGGGGCCCTGCTCATGGCCAGCCTGACCCTGAACCTCATCGGCGCGGTCCTGGTCATGGCCGCGAGCCTGGCCGGCGTGTCCCTCCTGGGATTTGTCTCCCCGGAGTGGCGGCCGGACTTCCTGGTCGGGCTCGGGTCCCAGGCCATCCTGGCCTTCGAGGGGTCCCTGGCCGCCATCTTCGTGGCCGAAAACCGGGTCCTGGCCCAGACCGTGGCCATCGCCGCCGGCCGCATCCTGCAGGTCGCCCTGTGCCTGGCCGTGGCCCTGGCCGGCCTGCCCCACGTCATGCTCTTCTGGGCCCAGGTGGCGGCCAGCGCCGTGGCCGTGGTCCTGGCCGTGGTCTACTGCCACCGTCGCATCGTGCGCCTGCCGCTCACCCTGGACATCGGCCGGATCCGGGCCCTGTTCCGCGAGAGCTTCTCCGTGGGCATGGCCACGCTCCTCACCCTCGGCTACACCTTCGTGGCCGTGTTCGTGCTCAACTGGGCCCACTCCATGGTGCAGCTGGCCCTCTTTCAGGCCGGCCAGCGGCTTATCACCTCGCTTATGACCGCCATCCGCTCGTTCATGACCGCCGCCGCCCCGGCCATGGCCCGGCTGGCCGGACCGGGCGGCGACCCGGACGCCTTTCGCCGGCTGGTGGCCACCTTCATCAAATACATCCTGGTCCTGACCGTGCCCGTCGGCTTCTTCCTGGCCGCCAAGGCCGAGCCGGTCCTGACGCTGCTCTACGGCCCGCTCTACGGCGACGGCGCCCCCGCCCTCATGGTCATCGCCTGGATGCCGCCGCTGCTCTTTTTGAACCGCCTCCTGGAGACGGCGCTCATTTCCATGGGCAGGCAGCGCACCCTGGTCTACGGCAACGTCCTGGCCCTGGCCCTTGGCGGGGCGGTCGGTCTGGCCGCCATCCCGCGCCTCGGGGCCGTGGGCGCCTCCCTGGCCTACCTCGCCTCGGGCCTTGGCATCTGCCTGGCCAACGGCGTGTTCGCCCGGGCCGCCTTCGCCCCGGCCCGGACCCTGCGGGCGGCCCTGGGGCCGGTCCTGTGCGCCGGGGTGGTGCTTGGCCTGCCGGGCCTCTTCCTCCCGCACCTCCACCCGTTGTGGTACGCGCCGCTCGGGGGCCTCTATCTGGCCGCCCTGTGGCGGCTTGGCATCCTCGGCCGGGAGGAGCTGCGGTTTCTGGCCGATCTGGTCCGCAAACGGGGCCCCCGGCCGCCCCTGGAACAGGCCGTGCCCGCCACCCGGGCCGAGGGCAAGCCATGACCGGGGCCACGGCACGAATCTTGTTTTCACGGCCGGTGTTTTGTAGGGTGCCGCAAACCGGAAAAACGTCCGGCC encodes:
- the polX gene encoding DNA polymerase/3'-5' exonuclease PolX; this encodes MAASNSDIARIFDEVADLLEIEGANPFRVRAYRNAAQTVASLGEAVAGMVAAGRDLTEIPGVGQDLAGKMVAIVETGKLPLLAELAGRTPRTLEGLLAVPGLGPKRVAALHKALGITDLEGLRQAAAAGKLQTLPGFGAKAEANILAALDRKSKSGDTGRFTLAQAEPQAEALCAHLARSAGVERVVVAGSYRRRRETVGDLDLLVTGAADSPVLQDFTRFPDVRQVTAKGPTRAAVILRTGLQVDARLVPRESCGAALHYFTGSKAHNLAVRNLGIAKGFKVNEYGVFRGEDRIAGRTEEEIYACMGLGYVEPELRENRGEIEAARAGTLPALVRVADIRGDLHAHTNYTDGRDSPREMGLAARARGYEYLAITDHSRRLAVARGLTEERLLAQLDDIDAANDGLDGVTLLKGIECDILEDGSLDLPDAVLARLDIRVCSIHSHFGLSRDRQTERLLRAMDNPLVNILAHPTGRLIGKREPYDVDLDRVMEGARERGCFLEINAQPDRLDLDDVRARRAKELGLRLAISTDAHAAGQLGLLRFGVDQARRGWLEASDVVNTLGLAALRRLLRR
- a CDS encoding Dabb family protein, encoding MIRHIVMWTLKEEAGGRDKAANAAEMQARLLALRGKIPLAVELEVAIGDAIFASVPPTDIVLATTFRTKEDLQAYAVHPLHMEVVEFIKSVVAERRVVDFEV
- a CDS encoding polysaccharide biosynthesis/export family protein — translated: MKAPTTVLLALLLALFLTACSDVKVLEHNTAVLTPAAQVETFHPMDGPYVLGVGDEMTISVWTNTDLQRKVKIDPSGAIDYPLVGQVKTFGLTVDQLRGQLEGRLAKYIVEPRVDISLTEFKSLNVFVLGEVRTPGAVSLQRYITPQEAIAAAGGYSESARNDFAVILRRDPQKDVLMGIAAPLGLRAKGQPAMVLHGGDIVYVPRSGIASVETFMQHITTLVNPLVNVARGLVMAPDVVNVLNGTAFQPVQTQVRSSTANSAQAIIPAQ
- a CDS encoding B12-binding domain-containing radical SAM protein, yielding MRKKILFVQAWLGREQRFYPFPIGLAAVAARLVGAHDVKGFDPNVAADPMGELARLVAEFKPDIVGLSLRNIDSTNYFDPYLFFPPFAETVRTVRRQAPGATLVAGGSGYSLFPEEIMRRLPEIDLGLYLEGDIRLEQLLDHLDDPAAVPGIYYRRDGVPVFSGASGHDPFCDDWPFPAWDIFDLEPYKRIPYSMGVETKRGCAYRCVYCCYYILNGRRYRLKSPDRVVAEIKELAKRGFKDIHFTDSVFNVPTPHAMAILGRMREEVPGMRWNAYLSPEGITDEFVELALSMGLSVFGCSPDTYGDAALAAMGKNMGVADIERAVEVIRRHPPAEFGANFFVNGPTYTYGTLFAILRFGLWAKLRLGRQYSLLRLIKANYIRIEPGTRIEAVAREEGVIGPDTEMLPETLDDFRKTFYINRHLRAFNAVYMPLKDLVRRLHVLLFRRGKSV
- a CDS encoding lysophospholipid acyltransferase family protein, translating into MLRAALLDLGLWTLSFPLRGLLCRLPVPALDAIGDVCGEALFRLKTGEREALVRFARLLAPGQGPQADRRARDVARQGLRLFSKRQLEILCCQRLNAAYVADLVTFEGLDHLRAALALGRGVVAVTAHFGPFLLGPMALGVLGFPVTQLTGPRRADRLTPIQARVAAARNRRLDALPLSFQELGGHLKTIFRLLKQNSIVVVAFDGRESKDFEPVDFLGRKAHFSSGPFRLADRVQAPVLPLFSYRETGGRSRVVIGPALPLPRDAAGGLDARAATQAFATLFEKRVAARPDHFVTTLLNMDRDIRLGIVKTPIFGQEP
- a CDS encoding alkaline phosphatase family protein; the encoded protein is MPPRVIVIGIDGASFDLLDPWMDQGLLPNLCRVFTEGAKGPLEATIPINSAPSWTSFATGVRPDKHGIFGFFRLGHSREGRVFHNASYRKAPPFWSLASAKGLTCGVANVPLTYPPDDIEGYMISGMDAPPSAGPKCMRPQSLFQELEQAVGPYVVEPDIATRVVLRTDKEREEFIDTIAAIEKKRFAHFDYLARTRDVDVLVAVTTATDRLMHRFMWYLDPKSPGRGAPGFDRIRDKCIDVFRLADDFVGRMLPLVDDGATLLVVSDHGFRSIADKGISMESWLHGQGLLAFAGGRAGRTHGLLRGMKHRLRRMLPEHLFMALRFRFEGVIRHMNSYERYGNIDWAGTLAYSDDELDALSSVWINLKGREPEGIVEPGEAYHALREDLRAKLLAQTDPMTGAPMTEAVHRREELFTAEYANLAPDLIVQWKEGYSPHPRRTPPGSTDFCFPMDRQKLLPLASGEHSRYGIFGAIGNTVRPGTAVAGARIIDLAPTILGLLGLAAPDAMDGRMLTEVFRPASLAADGPVPTDVAPGPGGEQAFSDEEAEEIAERLKNLGYM
- a CDS encoding oligosaccharide flippase family protein yields the protein MHGPRETRAVARNTVLLLLSSGIDALSSLGVAMVAARYLGPEGFGEFAFIRVYGLMASPLIAWGTWSVLIRDAARDRDQAGALLMASLTLNLIGAVLVMAASLAGVSLLGFVSPEWRPDFLVGLGSQAILAFEGSLAAIFVAENRVLAQTVAIAAGRILQVALCLAVALAGLPHVMLFWAQVAASAVAVVLAVVYCHRRIVRLPLTLDIGRIRALFRESFSVGMATLLTLGYTFVAVFVLNWAHSMVQLALFQAGQRLITSLMTAIRSFMTAAAPAMARLAGPGGDPDAFRRLVATFIKYILVLTVPVGFFLAAKAEPVLTLLYGPLYGDGAPALMVIAWMPPLLFLNRLLETALISMGRQRTLVYGNVLALALGGAVGLAAIPRLGAVGASLAYLASGLGICLANGVFARAAFAPARTLRAALGPVLCAGVVLGLPGLFLPHLHPLWYAPLGGLYLAALWRLGILGREELRFLADLVRKRGPRPPLEQAVPATRAEGKP